Sequence from the Ancalomicrobiaceae bacterium S20 genome:
TCGTCACGTCCTGAAAGGGGTTGCGACCGGGGCGCCGGTCCGCGCGGATCCGAGCTGCCTGTGGCTCGGCCGATGTCCCGACGGCGAATGCCGAAGCGAGCGCCGATGCGACGATGCCCTGCCCTCGATGCGTGCGCGGCTCGATCCGTTCGGCCGCGCCCGCGCCACGGGCGCGGGGAAGAGGGCGTCGAACAGGGCAGATACCCTATGGCCCCGGTTGGCTTTTCTGCCCCTCGCGCTCCGCACGAGTTGCGGGCATCTTGGACCAAATGCGGCAGGGCTTCTGACGCAATTCGTGCAGGAAATGCACCGCCGGTGCGCCGGAACCGTCGATCGTGCATCCGCAGTTGCCCTTAGGTGGGCCACTCATACCCTCTGCGAACCGATTTAAAGAGCCCGGATCGATGCGGTCCGAGCCGATCGTGGAGGAGACGCCCGTGATTCCCGGACCCTTCGTCTACCACCGTCCCGGCAGCGTCGCGGAGGCCGTCGGGCTGCTCGCGTCGCTCGGTGAGGAGGCCCGACCGCTCGCCGGCGGGCACAGCCTGATCCCGATGATGAAGCTGCGCATGGCAATGCCCGAGCATCTGGTCGATCTCGGCGGCATCGCGGCGCTCAAGGGCATCGCCCGTGATGGCGATGATGTCGTCATCGGCGCGACCACGACGCAAGCCGAACTGCTCAAATCCGACCTGCTCGCGGCGGTGCTGCCGATCATGCGCGAGACCTCGGCCGTGATCGCCGATCCGCAGATCCGCACGCGTGGCACGATCGGCGGCAATGTCGCCAACGGCGATCCCGGCAACGACATGCCGGGCCTGATGCTCTGCCTCGATGCGCGCTACGTCGTCGCCGGGCCGAACGGAAGCCGCGAGATCGCGGCGCGCGACTTCTACCAGGCCGCCTACTTCACCGCGCTCGAACCCGGCGAGATCGTCACGGCCGTGCGCATCCCGGTTCCGCCGACCGGCCACGGCTTCGCTTACGAGAAGCTCAAGCGCAAGGTCGGCGACTATGCGACCGCCGCAGCCGCCGTGGTGCTGACGATGGCGGGTGGCCGCGTGACCTCCGCCTCGATCGGCCTCACCAATGTCGCGCCGACGCCACTGTTTGCCGAGGCGGCGAGCCGGCTCGTGGTCGGCACCGGTCTCGACGCGGCGACGATCCGTGCCGCCGCGGAGGCGGCCAAGGCGATCGCCGACCCCGCCACCGACGGCCGCGGCACGGCCGAATATCGCCGCGAGATGGCCGGCGTCATGGTCGCTCGCGCGCTCGCCAAGGCCGCCGGCCGCGCCAAGGGAGCCTGAACCCATGTCCCAGATCGACAATGTCGCCGTGACCGTGACGGTCAACGGCAAGAAGCACCAGCGCTTCG
This genomic interval carries:
- a CDS encoding xanthine dehydrogenase family protein subunit M, encoding MIPGPFVYHRPGSVAEAVGLLASLGEEARPLAGGHSLIPMMKLRMAMPEHLVDLGGIAALKGIARDGDDVVIGATTTQAELLKSDLLAAVLPIMRETSAVIADPQIRTRGTIGGNVANGDPGNDMPGLMLCLDARYVVAGPNGSREIAARDFYQAAYFTALEPGEIVTAVRIPVPPTGHGFAYEKLKRKVGDYATAAAAVVLTMAGGRVTSASIGLTNVAPTPLFAEAASRLVVGTGLDAATIRAAAEAAKAIADPATDGRGTAEYRREMAGVMVARALAKAAGRAKGA